One genomic segment of Sanyastnella coralliicola includes these proteins:
- the kdsB gene encoding 3-deoxy-manno-octulosonate cytidylyltransferase yields MRIIGIIPARYASTRFPGKPLADILGKSMIQRVYEQALSCSSISEVWVATDDERIAVHVNEFGGKSIMTLPSHDSGTERCHEAFEKIDASAEAVINIQGDEPFVSPDQLDQLAQLIAKDEVEIATLVKRIEDPEVLLDPNKVKVVMGSQMQALYFSRSPIPYMRESKIQDWVNSHDYYKHLGLYAYRTEVLREIVHLEEGVLEQSEKLEQLRWLERGKSIYCGITKYESPAVDTPDDLAKIIASGVYS; encoded by the coding sequence ATGCGCATAATCGGAATTATCCCTGCTCGCTACGCTTCCACGCGTTTTCCTGGCAAACCACTTGCTGATATCCTCGGCAAGAGTATGATCCAACGGGTCTATGAACAGGCGCTTTCTTGTTCATCCATCAGCGAAGTCTGGGTAGCCACAGACGACGAGCGTATTGCGGTCCATGTGAATGAATTTGGCGGTAAGAGTATCATGACTCTTCCTTCCCACGATAGTGGAACAGAGAGATGTCATGAAGCTTTTGAAAAGATTGACGCTAGCGCGGAAGCGGTAATCAACATTCAAGGAGATGAGCCCTTTGTCTCGCCTGATCAACTTGATCAATTAGCTCAACTCATTGCCAAAGACGAAGTTGAAATCGCGACCCTTGTCAAGCGTATTGAAGATCCAGAAGTCTTGTTAGACCCGAACAAGGTCAAGGTGGTCATGGGAAGTCAAATGCAAGCCCTGTACTTCAGTCGTAGTCCGATTCCATACATGCGAGAAAGCAAGATTCAAGATTGGGTAAACTCACATGATTACTACAAGCATCTTGGACTTTACGCGTACCGAACTGAAGTTTTACGAGAAATAGTTCACCTAGAAGAAGGTGTGCTCGAACAATCAGAAAAGCTGGAGCAGCTTCGATGGCTTGAACGCGGGAAATCAATCTATTGTGGTATCACTAAGTATGAATCACCAGCAGTTGACACACCCGACGATCTAGCTAAAATCATCGCTTCCGGCGTCTACAGCTAG
- a CDS encoding cation:proton antiporter domain-containing protein — protein sequence MNTILIISSAYGLMIGASLVIILSYFFQLISKKTNIPSVLLLIVLGIAINYGLKSMGVEEIPFEGLVLEVLGTVGLIFIVLEAALDLELTKEKWPIIWKSMVVALAALIGSSFLIAAFINFTMIDDFFTSLVYAVPLSIMSSAIIIPSVGGLEEDQKEFMVYESTFSDILGIMFFYLLLGNAGSDQMGAVVGNVFSNIGLTVFFAVMVVYALTWVIQKITGDAKIFLTIAILLLIYAVEKIYHLSPLISILAFGLMINNPKLFWFKGIRRFVDFDRIHQMHNEFHLLTLESAFVIRTFFFVIFGITVSIASILSWTVLFYSLIITVCLYLVRLLFLWIFQRKNIFPLLYIAPRGLITILLFFQIYSAYPEYATESFDRGILLQVIFISSLIMTISLIQNGLGISEVERSRTTGDLTIIESNEQYEIDEEESEGETSEGDETKDSNN from the coding sequence ATGAACACCATTCTTATCATTAGTAGTGCCTACGGGCTGATGATCGGCGCCAGCCTGGTGATCATTTTGTCTTACTTCTTCCAATTGATTTCGAAGAAGACGAACATCCCAAGCGTATTGCTTTTGATTGTGCTTGGGATTGCGATCAATTACGGTCTGAAGTCAATGGGAGTGGAAGAAATTCCCTTTGAAGGATTGGTTTTAGAGGTTCTGGGAACCGTCGGATTGATCTTTATTGTCTTAGAGGCAGCCCTTGACCTTGAACTCACAAAAGAGAAATGGCCCATCATCTGGAAGAGTATGGTGGTGGCCCTCGCAGCCCTTATTGGGTCTAGTTTCTTGATCGCTGCTTTCATCAATTTCACGATGATTGATGACTTCTTCACCTCATTGGTTTATGCTGTTCCGCTGAGTATTATGAGTAGTGCGATCATCATTCCGAGTGTGGGTGGTTTAGAAGAAGACCAGAAAGAGTTCATGGTCTACGAGAGCACCTTCTCTGACATCTTGGGAATCATGTTCTTCTACTTGCTCCTCGGAAATGCAGGTAGTGACCAGATGGGCGCCGTCGTTGGAAATGTCTTCTCAAACATCGGGTTGACCGTCTTCTTTGCCGTCATGGTTGTTTATGCCCTCACTTGGGTGATTCAGAAGATTACCGGAGACGCAAAGATCTTCCTGACGATTGCGATTCTCTTGCTCATTTATGCTGTAGAGAAAATCTATCACCTGTCGCCACTGATCTCCATTCTCGCGTTTGGTTTAATGATCAATAACCCGAAGCTGTTCTGGTTTAAGGGCATTCGACGTTTCGTAGACTTTGACCGGATCCATCAAATGCACAATGAGTTCCACTTGTTGACCTTGGAGTCGGCGTTTGTGATTCGCACATTCTTCTTCGTGATCTTCGGTATTACCGTCTCGATTGCGTCGATCTTGAGCTGGACGGTTTTGTTCTACTCATTGATCATCACCGTATGTCTGTATCTGGTCAGACTGTTGTTCTTATGGATTTTCCAGCGGAAAAACATCTTCCCGTTGCTCTACATCGCCCCTCGAGGATTGATCACCATTCTTCTCTTTTTCCAGATTTACAGCGCATATCCTGAATATGCGACGGAAAGTTTCGACCGAGGGATTCTACTGCAAGTGATTTTCATTTCGTCGTTGATTATGACGATCTCTCTGATCCAAAACGGACTGGGAATCTCTGAGGTTGAGCGAAGTAGGACCACTGGAGACCTTACAATCATTGAGAGCAATGAGCAATATGAAATAGATGAGGAGGAGTCAGAAGGTGAAACTTCTGAAGGGGATGAAACAAAGGATAGTAATAATTAG
- a CDS encoding SPOR domain-containing protein, with translation MGYLQQHLANLLFEHECVVIPELGGFVTNDVSARLNERTHVILPPGKSVSFNARLFHNDGVFAQDIRMREGKTYAEAMTLIRSEVAWLERQLDAGKQVQFEGVGILFKDNEGSLQFSPAAEANFDSRAIGLEAVTLNPVGQAEKVEEETPVVAIAAAKPAVERIENEDSRRRYRTLRNLAAAAAIPFLLFGGHLIQSPPQGAELTMFPNMSETSSDYTPRFEEEDIRLTPPNDVNILEEQVKQNPSLSSFYYSFVDDEISPDGVRIDLEQPEAELPVATPEASASSLNLYFVVGGAFREHANAEEFVSQLQSEGYDASIFGMKGDLHMVAYGSYANRASATKALADIRNDHNPNAWLKRK, from the coding sequence ATGGGATACCTACAACAACATCTTGCGAACTTACTCTTTGAACATGAGTGCGTTGTTATTCCAGAGCTAGGTGGCTTTGTGACTAACGATGTTTCTGCGCGTTTGAATGAGCGTACGCACGTCATTCTTCCTCCTGGGAAGTCGGTATCGTTTAATGCCCGTCTATTCCACAACGATGGTGTCTTTGCACAAGACATTCGCATGCGTGAAGGAAAGACGTATGCTGAGGCGATGACGTTGATCCGTTCTGAAGTTGCTTGGTTAGAACGTCAATTAGACGCCGGCAAGCAAGTTCAATTCGAAGGTGTCGGTATTCTCTTCAAAGACAATGAAGGTTCGCTTCAATTTTCACCAGCAGCCGAGGCCAATTTCGACTCTCGCGCCATCGGACTGGAAGCAGTAACGCTCAACCCTGTCGGACAAGCGGAGAAAGTTGAAGAAGAAACTCCTGTTGTTGCCATCGCAGCTGCCAAACCAGCTGTGGAACGCATTGAAAACGAAGATTCAAGACGTCGATACAGAACCCTTCGCAATCTTGCGGCTGCCGCAGCCATCCCGTTTCTACTCTTCGGTGGACATCTCATTCAGTCACCACCTCAAGGTGCTGAACTGACCATGTTCCCGAACATGTCCGAAACTTCTTCTGACTACACTCCTCGCTTTGAGGAAGAAGATATTCGCCTGACCCCTCCAAACGATGTCAACATCTTGGAAGAGCAGGTAAAACAAAACCCATCGCTTTCATCATTCTACTACTCGTTCGTAGATGACGAAATCAGTCCTGATGGTGTCCGCATTGATCTCGAGCAACCGGAAGCTGAGCTTCCTGTTGCTACTCCAGAGGCATCTGCATCGTCGTTGAATTTGTACTTCGTCGTTGGTGGTGCGTTCCGCGAACACGCTAACGCGGAAGAGTTTGTAAGCCAACTGCAATCTGAAGGATACGACGCAAGCATCTTCGGAATGAAAGGAGATCTTCACATGGTGGCTTATGGTAGCTACGCCAACCGTGCTTCAGCGACCAAGGCACTTGCAGACATTCGC
- the dprA gene encoding DNA-processing protein DprA — protein MDRLEMFAKSIALGMIEGVGPATARKLLSLAGGVDALFETTVSQLVKLEVPLKLAQAIHESGLLDLARYQAEIVLAHGGEVSHLGGEGYPTRLARCADSPVVLYKKGNANLDAPRLISIVGTRKVTEYGKKVTDQLIEDLAPYEVTIVSGLAYGVDIQAHRSALRHGVPTVACLAHGLATMYPGEHMPEARKMLEDGGAWVSEFPWKSKASPKNFPSRNRVIAGLSDATIVIESASKGGSMITARIASSYHREVFAVPGQITREQSSGCHRLIRSMIAHLLTDVRQLAGELGWEKKRVESQQLQLNLEMEGEERSLCEVILEKGPIHVDLLQHALGMTSSEISSLLFQMEMKGLIRLLPGQRWDLLRS, from the coding sequence ATGGATCGCTTAGAAATGTTTGCCAAATCGATCGCTCTAGGCATGATTGAAGGGGTAGGACCAGCTACTGCACGGAAACTTTTATCGCTCGCTGGAGGTGTAGATGCGTTGTTTGAAACCACTGTGTCCCAGCTGGTGAAATTGGAAGTTCCCTTAAAACTAGCTCAGGCCATTCATGAGAGTGGATTGCTCGACCTTGCCCGTTATCAGGCAGAGATTGTCCTTGCCCATGGAGGTGAGGTGTCGCATTTGGGAGGTGAAGGATATCCTACGCGGCTTGCAAGATGTGCTGACTCTCCTGTTGTGTTGTACAAGAAGGGCAACGCTAATCTCGACGCTCCCCGTTTGATTTCCATCGTAGGGACGCGGAAGGTGACTGAATACGGGAAGAAGGTCACGGATCAACTCATCGAAGATTTGGCGCCCTATGAGGTGACCATTGTCAGCGGACTAGCCTATGGAGTCGATATTCAAGCACATCGTTCAGCCTTGCGTCATGGAGTGCCGACGGTCGCGTGCTTAGCTCATGGATTGGCAACGATGTACCCTGGAGAACACATGCCTGAGGCCCGAAAGATGTTAGAAGATGGAGGGGCTTGGGTGAGTGAATTCCCATGGAAGTCGAAAGCATCACCAAAGAACTTCCCCTCGCGAAATCGAGTGATCGCGGGTCTGTCGGATGCCACAATTGTGATTGAAAGTGCCTCTAAAGGAGGATCGATGATTACAGCACGAATTGCTTCGTCTTACCATCGAGAAGTCTTTGCGGTACCCGGACAAATCACACGGGAACAGTCTTCGGGTTGCCATCGGTTGATACGTTCAATGATCGCTCATTTGTTGACCGATGTGCGTCAGTTGGCAGGAGAGTTGGGTTGGGAGAAAAAGAGGGTGGAGAGCCAACAATTGCAACTTAACCTCGAAATGGAGGGAGAGGAAAGAAGCCTATGCGAGGTCATTCTAGAGAAGGGACCGATTCATGTTGATCTTCTTCAACACGCCTTGGGGATGACGTCTTCAGAGATCAGCAGTTTGTTATTTCAGATGGAGATGAAGGGGCTTATTCGCCTTTTGCCTGGACAGCGTTGGGATCTTTTGAGGTCGTAG
- a CDS encoding Hpt domain-containing protein: MLINLENLKALSRHNQSFIREILEVYLTNTPKDIEMMRSAVDSEDWSTVRYYAHKLKSSSFTIGFDEGYRKFQEIEHLVKDEGDINEIPPLFSSASTMCEDCIREVKIELTKYI, from the coding sequence ATGCTGATCAACTTAGAAAATTTAAAGGCCCTCTCGCGTCATAACCAGAGCTTCATCCGTGAGATTCTGGAGGTGTATCTTACGAACACCCCGAAGGATATTGAAATGATGCGCTCGGCAGTCGATTCTGAAGACTGGTCTACCGTTCGTTACTACGCTCACAAACTCAAGTCATCTTCATTCACCATCGGTTTCGATGAAGGGTACCGTAAGTTCCAGGAAATCGAGCACCTTGTTAAAGACGAAGGTGACATCAATGAGATTCCACCGTTGTTCTCTTCAGCCTCTACGATGTGCGAAGATTGCATCCGTGAAGTGAAGATTGAGCTCACGAAGTACATTTAA
- a CDS encoding TonB-dependent receptor: MRLLTILFVLCLPFLAASQSARVTGTITDKKTGDIIPGATIINQDQVGASSSIEGKYSIELPAGEHELTYSFIGYADQKRTITLTSGETKVIDISLSEESIEVGIVVVSAGKFEQDLGEVTVSMEVLKPSVIENRNTTNLDEVLQQTPGVSIVDNEPQIRSGSGYSFGAGSRVMVLLDDLPILSGDAGRPSWGFLPIENVEQVEVIKGASSVLYGSAALSGVINLRTAYPKGEPQTKFTAFYGFYSDPQTEDAKYWDGSLMKSGLQFLHSRQIGQFDLVVGGNFLADDGYLGPIISRDSLGNAIDTASSAYNPFNVDRFAGETRGRLNINTRYRSKKHPGLSMGINANWLKGESLATLVWENADSGLYQAYQGSATRTKQVIGTVDPFIEYYTPKGSSHKLRMRWQNLDNDNDNNQGNFSDVYFGQYTFQQNFDRFGIRNMKVTTGLMGQRTYGESQLYRGDNEDGINEAANYAGFLQVDKTFLDRLTVSAGIRYEYFEINKDSDAKPVFRTGVNYQMGIASYIRASFGQGFRFPSIAEKFIQTAVGSLVIYPNEDLVAETSYNAEVGFKQGFKIGEFKGFADIALFTQEYENFIEFTFGQWSASQGLDNLFGFGFRSLNTGRSQVQGAEFSILGTGSIGPYEFDLLAGYTYTLPITLNPDLAYADGNFSEDIDLPVTYLSTSSDTTNNILKYRMQHLIRGDVEVRRDKWMLGLSYRFNTPIQNIDVAFIDVTTFDPSIDWGLADWMENRNNPVHIFDLRLGYTFSEGQRISLVVWNLTNEEYAIRPLAVEAPRLTTLQYTLSF; this comes from the coding sequence ATGAGGCTACTTACTATCCTTTTTGTGCTCTGCTTGCCATTTTTGGCGGCCTCTCAATCTGCGCGTGTCACCGGTACAATCACGGATAAGAAAACTGGAGATATCATTCCTGGTGCTACGATTATCAATCAAGATCAAGTAGGTGCCAGCTCATCCATTGAAGGAAAGTATTCCATTGAACTTCCTGCTGGTGAACACGAATTGACCTACTCATTTATTGGATACGCAGACCAAAAGCGAACCATCACGCTGACCTCTGGGGAAACCAAGGTGATCGACATCAGTCTCAGTGAGGAAAGTATCGAGGTGGGAATTGTGGTTGTGAGTGCCGGTAAATTTGAACAAGACCTGGGTGAAGTCACCGTTTCTATGGAGGTACTGAAGCCTTCGGTCATCGAGAACCGTAACACAACTAATCTTGACGAGGTGCTTCAACAAACACCGGGAGTTAGCATCGTAGACAACGAACCTCAAATTCGATCTGGAAGTGGATATAGCTTTGGCGCCGGAAGCCGCGTTATGGTGCTTCTCGACGACCTACCAATCCTGAGTGGGGACGCAGGTCGTCCGTCATGGGGATTCTTGCCCATCGAAAATGTCGAACAAGTCGAAGTCATTAAGGGTGCGTCAAGTGTTCTCTACGGAAGCGCAGCCTTGAGTGGAGTAATCAACCTCCGAACGGCCTATCCAAAGGGTGAACCTCAAACAAAGTTTACTGCCTTTTACGGCTTCTACAGCGACCCGCAAACCGAAGATGCAAAGTACTGGGATGGCTCCCTCATGAAGTCTGGTCTTCAGTTTCTCCACTCTCGTCAAATCGGTCAATTCGACCTCGTCGTTGGTGGAAACTTCCTTGCCGATGACGGTTATTTAGGTCCGATTATTTCACGTGACTCTCTCGGAAATGCCATAGACACCGCTTCATCGGCATACAACCCATTCAACGTGGATCGCTTCGCTGGGGAAACCCGTGGACGACTGAACATCAACACGAGGTATCGAAGCAAAAAACATCCTGGACTGTCTATGGGCATCAACGCCAACTGGCTTAAAGGAGAGTCTTTGGCCACTCTAGTATGGGAGAATGCTGACAGTGGTCTATACCAGGCCTACCAAGGTTCTGCCACACGTACGAAACAAGTGATTGGCACGGTAGATCCATTCATTGAATATTACACACCGAAGGGTAGTTCGCACAAACTGCGTATGCGCTGGCAGAACCTCGACAACGACAATGATAACAACCAAGGGAATTTCTCCGATGTCTACTTTGGTCAATACACCTTCCAACAGAATTTCGATCGCTTCGGCATACGGAACATGAAGGTGACCACAGGACTGATGGGTCAGCGTACCTACGGTGAATCGCAACTCTACCGTGGCGACAACGAAGATGGTATTAACGAAGCCGCCAACTATGCTGGATTCTTGCAGGTTGACAAGACCTTCCTCGATCGATTGACGGTATCTGCTGGGATTCGATATGAGTACTTCGAAATCAACAAAGACAGCGATGCCAAGCCGGTGTTCAGAACTGGAGTGAATTACCAGATGGGTATTGCCAGCTACATCCGAGCTAGTTTCGGTCAAGGATTCCGTTTCCCAAGTATTGCAGAGAAATTCATCCAGACTGCTGTCGGTTCATTGGTCATTTACCCGAACGAAGACCTCGTGGCAGAGACTTCATACAACGCCGAAGTCGGGTTCAAACAAGGATTTAAGATTGGTGAATTCAAGGGCTTTGCTGATATCGCCCTCTTCACCCAAGAATATGAGAACTTCATTGAGTTCACCTTCGGTCAGTGGTCGGCATCACAAGGACTTGACAACCTGTTCGGCTTCGGATTCCGCAGTTTGAACACTGGAAGAAGCCAAGTCCAAGGAGCCGAGTTCTCCATCCTAGGAACTGGATCCATCGGACCGTATGAATTTGATCTTCTCGCGGGCTACACATACACCCTGCCTATCACTTTGAACCCTGACCTCGCCTATGCTGATGGGAATTTCAGTGAAGACATTGACCTTCCAGTAACTTACCTCAGCACGAGCTCTGACACCACTAACAACATCCTCAAATACCGCATGCAACACCTCATCCGTGGTGATGTTGAAGTGAGACGTGACAAGTGGATGCTTGGTTTGAGTTACCGATTCAATACGCCCATCCAAAACATCGACGTCGCCTTTATTGATGTCACCACCTTTGACCCAAGTATTGACTGGGGATTGGCTGATTGGATGGAAAACAGGAACAATCCTGTCCACATTTTTGACCTCCGCTTAGGGTACACCTTCTCAGAAGGGCAACGTATCTCCCTGGTTGTTTGGAACTTGACCAATGAGGAATATGCTATTCGTCCGTTAGCGGTAGAAGCCCCAAGACTTACTACCTTGCAGTACACCCTTTCGTTCTAA